In the genome of Raphanus sativus cultivar WK10039 chromosome 4, ASM80110v3, whole genome shotgun sequence, one region contains:
- the LOC108835751 gene encoding transcription factor TCP2 has product MLIEKKLRNEIIRDDEMIGDLMKNNNNGDVVDNNNNNNRLSRWHHNSSRIIRVSRASGGKDRHSKVWTSKGPRDRRVRLSVSTALQFYDLQDRLGLDQPSKAVEWLIKAAEDSISELPSLNNTNFPMNNDDDNQIPTGTVAANSLSKSACSSNSDTSKNSSGLSLSRSELRDKARERARERTAKETKERDHHSTTTTTSFTDLLNSGSDPVNANRQWMAPSSSSPPPPMEYFSSGLILGSGQTHFPIQTNSPHPFSSSSPHQEFSFVPDQLMSPAGASGFNLDFNMSTTTSTAGAFSGFNRGTLQSNSTNHQHHQSFLANLQRFPSSEGGGGGGPQFLFGTGALPAENHHLHHHNNHHQFQLYYENGRRNSDHKGNGKN; this is encoded by the coding sequence ATGCTTATAGAGAAGAAGCTTAGGAATGAGATTATTAGAGATGATGAAATGATCGGAGATCTGATGAAGAACAACAACAATGGAGACGTCGtggataacaacaacaacaacaaccggtTAAGCCGGTGGCATCACAACTCCTCAAGGATCATTAGGGTTTCGAGAGCTTCCGGCGGCAAAGATCGACACAGCAAAGTCTGGACTTCCAAAGGCCCACGTGACCGGCGTGTCCGGTTATCAGTCTCCACCGCTCTTCAGTTCTACGATCTTCAAGACCGGTTAGGTCTCGATCAGCCCAGCAAAGCCGTCGAATGGCTAATCAAAGCTGCTGAAGATTCCATCTCCGAGCTCCCTTCGCTCAACAACACGAATTTTCCGATGAACAATGACGACGACAATCAGATTCCGACAGGAACTGTTGCTGCTAATTCGTTGTCTAAATCGGCTTGTAGTAGCAATTCGGACACGAGCAAGAACTCTTCTGGTCTGTCTCTCTCGAGATCGGAGCTGAGGGATAAAGCTAGAGAACGAGCTAGAGAGAGAACAGCGAAAGAGACCAAGGAGAGAGACCACCACagtactactactactacttcgTTTACCGATCTGTTAAATTCCGGTTCGGATCCGGTTAACGCAAACCGGCAATGGATGGCTCCTTCTTCTTCGTCGCCTCCTCCTCCTATGGAGTATTTCAGCTCGGGTTTGATTCTCGGGTCGGGTCAAACCCATTTCCCGATCCAAACAAACTCTCCTCACCCTTTCTCTTCGTCGTCACCTCATCAAGAGTTTTCCTTCGTTCCCGACCAACTGATGTCTCCGGCAGGAGCCAGCGGCTTCAATCTCGACTTCAACATGTCGACGACAACCTCCACCGCCGGAGCGTTCAGTGGTTTCAACAGGGGGACCCTTCAGTCCAATTCAACAAATCATCAGCATCATCAGTCTTTTCTAGCTAATCTCCAGAGGTTTCCATCATCagaaggtggtggtggtggaggtcCACAGTTCTTGTTCGGTACCGGTGCACTGCCTGCAGAGAATCACCACCTGCATCATCACAACAACCATCACCAGTTTCAGCTTTACTATGAGAATGGACGCAGAAACTCAGACCACAAGGGCAACGGCAAGAACTGA